The following DNA comes from Allobranchiibius huperziae.
CTTGCCTGCTCCATTGGGTCCGAGGACGACCCAGCGCTCGCCCTCCTCGATCTCCCAGCTGACCCGGTCGAGCAACGACTTGCCCGAGCGGACCACGCTCACCTCGGCCAGCGCCAGCACATCGCTCATGGAGCCCGACCCTAGGCGACCTACGATGTTCGCCGTGTCGACCCTCCCGGCGTGTGCGCGCCTCAGCCTCTGGGTGACCGCCGCCTGGGCCGGTCACCTCGACCTCGACGACGCCGTACGCCGGGCCATGCCCGACGTCGACGAGGTGCACGGAGCACTCGACCGGCTCGCCCTGTGGCAGGACTTCGGCGAGCGCGTGCTCGGGTGCGCGCTGCCGCGGCCGGGCGATCTGACGGGTATGCCGCGCGGCAGCCTCGACTTCACGGGCGCGGCCGCCGACTCCGGCGAGTGCGTCTACGTGCCGGCGCTCGGCGGTGCGCTGGTGCCCACCATCGAGACCTACGGGCCCGAGGGCGACACGGGCACCCAGATCACCTGGACGGCGTACGACTGCGAACCGACGCCGGTCCACCAGCTGGAGAGCCTGCAGGAGAGCCAGATCGAGCGCGACCTGGCCGAGCTGGTGCGGGAGGCGACGGCCGCGTTCGAGACCCTCGACGTGCAGCCGTGGGCCGGCTCGACCGCGCGCGCCGAGGTCGACTCCCGGGTGCGCGACCACGACTGGGGTCTGCCGCCCGGACTGCCGGGGCGTGCGCACCGCATCCTGGTGCTCGCCGGGTCGATCGCCTCGGCTGTCGACGTCGCCCTGGCCGAGTCACCTGCCGTTCACGGACATGACGACGGCGCGCGGCATGCGCTGCTGCTGCGCCTTCAAGCGGGCGCGGACCGGGCGCTCGCCCAGGCGACGACGTCCTGCGCTCTGTCGCTCGGCGGGTTGCGCCCCGCCCGCTGACGCGCCCTCGTCGTGGTGGGTTTGCGTCCGTGCGTGCGGTTTACGTCTGCGGCCCGGGCTGCAGTCCTGGCCGCAGACGCAAAACGCGCACGCCGTGCTGTTCGCGGGGTCGTCATGCCTCCTGCGCTCAGCGGGCGGCCCACTCCCGGGCGACCTGGTCGTAGACCTCCTGCGTACGCGTAGCGATCGCCTCCCAGCCGAACTCGCGCACCGCGCGCTCGCGACCGGCCCGACCGCGCTCCCGCGCCCGCGCCGGGTCCGACACCGCGTCGGTCAGCACCCGCGCCAGGTCCGCGACGAACGCGTCCGGGTCCTTCGGCGTGCCGGTGCCGTCGGCGACCTGGTCGATCGGCACCAGCCACCCGGTCTCGCCGTCCGCGACCACCTCGGGGATGCCACCGGTCGCCGTGCCGACCACCGCCACCTCGCACGCCATCGCCTCGAGGTTGACGATGCCCAGCGGCTCATAGACCGAGGGGCAGATGAAGACCGTTGCAGCAGAGAGGAGTGCGACCACTTCCTGCCGCGGGAGCATCTCGTCGATCCAGACCACACCCCCGCGCGACTCACGCAGCCCGGCGACCAGGCCCTGCACCTCGGCGAGGATCTCGGGGGTGTCCGGTGCGCCCGCGCACAGCACGAGCTGCACCTCGGGCGGCAGCTGCGCGGCGGCCCGCAGCAGGTAGGGCAACCCTTTCTGCCGGGTGATCCGACCGACGAAGACGACGGACGGCCGGTCCGGGTCCATGCCGTGCCGACGGACGATCTCCAACGCCTCGGGCGACTCGTCCCGTGCCCAGAGGGCGGCGTCGATCCCGTTGTGCACCACGTGCACTCGCGCCGGGTCGAGCGCGGGATAGCTGCGCAGCACGTCCTGTCGCATCCCGTCCGACACCGCGATGACGGCGGCAGCGTGCTCGTACCCCGTGCGCTCGACATACGACGACACGCGGTAACCGCCGCCGAGCTGCTCGGCCTTCCACGGCCGCATCGGCTCCAAGGAGTGCGCGGTGATGACGTGCGGCACGCCGTGCAGCAGCGACGCGAGGTGGCCGGCCATGTTGGCGTACCAGGTGTGCGAGTGCACCACGTCGGCGCCGGCGCAGTCCGCGGCCATCGTCAGGTCGACGCCGAGGGTCTGCAGGGTGGCGTTCGCGTCCTGCAGCTGGGGAAGGTCGGGGTACCCGGTGGTGTCCGGCTCCTGGACGGGCACGCCGAACGCGCGCACCCGCGTCTCGACACCGGCGGCACGCAGGGCCTTCACGAGCTCTGCGACATGCACCCCCGCGCCGCCGTAGATGTTCGGCGGATATTCCTTGGTCAGCAGATCGACGCGCACCTGCGCGACGCTAGTCCTACGGGACGAGCGGCACCACCGCGTCGTGGAACGGCCCGCACAGCACCCGGGGGTGGGCCTAGGTTGGGTGGATGGTTGCCAAAGGTGGTCCCAGCGTCCTCGCCATCGTGCTCGCCGGTGGAGAGGGAAAACGGTTGATGCCGTTGACGGCCGACCGTGCCAAACCCGCCGTGCCGTTCGGCGGGATCTACCGCTTGATCGACTTCGCGCTGTCCAACCTGGCCAACAGCGGCTATCTGAAGATGGTCGTGCTGACCCAGTACAAGTCGCACAGCCTGGACCGGCACATCACCAAGGCATGGCGGATGTCGACGCTGCTCGGCAACTACGTGGCGCCCGTCCCGGCCCAACAGCGCCTGGGCAAGCAGTGGTTCGCGGGATCGGCCGACGCGATCTACCAGAGCCTGAACCTGATCCATGACGAGAAGCCGGACATCGTGGTCGTGGTCGGAGCCGACCACGTCTACCGGATGGACTTCTCCCAGATGGTCTCCCAGCACATCCAATCCGGCGCCGCCTGCTCGGTGGCCGCGATCCGCCAGCCGATCGCGTCTTCGGACCAGTTCGGTGTCATCGAGCTGGAGAAGGGCTCGCAGCGCATCTCCGCCTTCCGGGAGAAGCCCACCGATCCCCAGCCCCTGGAGGACAGCCCTGGGGAGATCCTCGCCTCGATGGGCAACTACGTCTTCACGGCGGATGCCCTCGTCGACGCCGTACGCCGCGACGCGCAGCGCGACGACAGCAAGAACGACATGGGCGGCGACATCGTGCCGGACTTCGTCAGCCGGGGTGAGGCGTACGCGTACGACTTCGGCGACAACGAGATCCCCGGCGCGACCGAGCGCGACCGCGGCTACTGGCGTGACGTGGGCACGATGGATTCGTACTTCGACGCGCACATGGATCTGGTCTCCATCCTGCCGATCTTCAATGTCTACAACTACGACTGGCCGATCCTCACCAACGCGGGCTCGTTCCCGCCCGCGAAGTTCGTGCACGGTTCGGCGAAGCGGCGTGGCGTCGCGATCGACTCGATGATCTCCGCGGGGACGATCGTGAGTGGATCCGTGGTGCAGCGGTCGGTGCTGTCCCCCAACGTGCACGTGCACAGCTTCGGGCGCATCGAGGACTCGGTGCTGCTCGACAACGTCGACATCGGGCGCTCGTGCACGATCCGGCGCGCCATCCTCGACAAGGACGTCGTCGTCCCCGAGGGCGTCAGCATCGGCGTCGACCACGACGTCGACCGCAAGCGCGGCCTGACCGTCACCGACAGCGGCATCGTGGTCGTCGGCAAGGGCACCGTCCTGCAACCGTGACCGAGCCGGGAGACTGTGCGCATGTCGTCCGGCACCGCCCTGCTCACCCTCACCGGTGACGACTCCCCCGGAGCCGTCACCGACCTCCTCGCGGCCGTCGCGGCGTTCGACGAGGACGTGCTCGACCTGGGTCAGGTGGTGGTCCGCGGGCGCCTCACCGTCTCCCTGCTGCTCACCTGCCGCTCGGGATCCGACGCCCTGCACGACGCGGCCGCCGGGGTCGCACGCGCCCACGGGCTGCACCTCGCGCTGACCACCGACGTCGACGACGTGCCGACGCCGCAGAGCGGGCGAGCCTCCGTCGTGGTCATCGGGGCACCGCTGGGTACGGCGGCACTGGCCGCCATCACCTCCGCGATCGATGCGCAGGGGGCGCGCGTGGAGCGGGTGCGCCGGCTGGTGCGCACTCCCCTGACCGGCCTCGAGCTCCAGGTGTCCGGCGCCGAGGTGACGAGCCTGCGGCGCGCACTCGCGCTCCAAGCCTCCGATCATGCCGTCGACGTCGCGGTCGCACCCGGCGGGTTGGACCGCCGCGGCCGGCGCCTGCTGGTCATGGACGTGGACTCCACGCTCATCCAGGACGAGGTGATCGAGCTGCTCGCGCGGCACGCCGGGGTCGAGGCGCAGGTCGCGGCCGTCACCGAGCGCGCGATGCGTGGCGAGCTGGACTTCGCCGAGAGCCTGCACGAGCGGGTCGCGACGCTGGCCGGGCTGCCCGAGTCGGTGCTCGCCGACGTACGCCGTGACGTTCGGCTCACCCCTGGAGCCGCCACCCTGGTGCGGACGGTCAAGCGCTTGGGGTTCACGGTCGCCGTGGTGTCCGGCGGGTTCATCGAGATCGTCGGGCCGCTGGCCGCCGAGCTCGGCATCGACCACGCGCACGCCAACACCCTGGAGATCCGCGACGGGCATCTCACGGGTCGGGTCACCGGGCAGGTCGTGGATCGGGCCGAGAAGGCGCGTGCGCTGCGGCGATTCGCGCACGCGGCGGGGCTGCCGCTCTCCCGGACGGTCGCCGTCGGGGACGGCGCCAACGACCTGGACATGCTGGCCATCGCCGGTCTCGGCATCGCCTTCAACGCCAAACCGGTCGTGCGGGCCGAGGCGCACGCGTCCGTGAGCGTGCCCTACCTCGACGCCGTGCTCTATCTGCTCGGCATCTCCCGTGACGAGATCGACGCGGCGGAGAAGACACCAGCCGACTCCCTAGACTCCCCTCATGCCTGACGCACCGAAACGTTCGCTGCTCATCATCGGAGGCGCGGAGGACAAGGTCGGCCGGGTCACCATCCTGCGGCGGTTCGTGCGGCTCGCCGGCGGCCGCAAGGCTCGCCTCGTCGTCATTCCCACGGCGTCCTCGGTCCCGGACGAGGTGGTCGAGGTCTACTCCACCGTCTTCGAGCGGCTGGGCTGCGCATCCGTCACCTCCGTCGATCCGGCGAACCGGCAGGCTGCCGGTGACAGCGAGCTCGTGGACCGCGTCGACGACGCCACCGGTGTCTTCCTCTCCGGCGGCAACCAGCTGAAACTGAGCCAGTTGATCGTCGGTACGCCGCTCGGCGCGGCCCTGCTGCGCGCCTACCAGCGCGGCGCCGTCGTGGCCGGCACCTCCGCGGGCGCATCGATCATGAGCCAGTTCATGATCTCGATGGGCGACGAGGGCGTGACACCGCGGCAACGCTCCAGTCAGCTGACCGCCGGACTCGGGCTGCTGCCCGGCGTCATCGTCGACCAGCACTTCGACCAGCGCGCCCGCTACGGCCGGCTGCTGTCGCTGGTCGCCGGTTCGCCCAGTCTGCTCGGGATGGGCATCGACGAGGACACCGCCGCGGAGATCACCGACGACTCGGAGCTGACCGTCGTCGGCTCGGGTGCGGTCTTCGTGGTCGACGCCCGCAACGCGGTCACCGACGCCCACGAGGCCCGCCGCGACGCTCCACTGCTCGTCACCGGCGCCGTCGTGCACACGCTGCCCTTCGGCTCCACCTTCGACCTGCAGACCGCCACCCTCACCGAATTCGTGGAGAAGCACACCGACCTGTCGGTCTCCTCCAGCCGCGACCGGCACGACACCGCAACGGCGGCCGCAGCGTTGCGTCACTGACCGACGCGCACCGTCATCCCCGAACCCGTACGGAGGTTCCGCCTTGCCGATCGACCGCCCTGTCCCCACCGGACCCGCAGCGCCCGACCTGCAGATCGTCTCCACCCGCGTCTACCGCGGGCCCAACGTGTGGTCCTACGACAAGGCCGTCCACCTCGTGGTGGATCTCGGTGTGCTGGAGGGCTACCCGTCCGACACGCTGCCCGGCTTCACCGACGCCCTGCTGCAGCTGCTGCCGGGACTGGACGGACACACCTGCTCGCGCGGGCACCGCGGCGGCTTCATCGAACGGCTGCGTGAGGGCACCTGGCTCGGGCACGTCGCCGAACACGTGGCCCTGCAGCTGCAGCAGCAGGCCGGCCACGACCTGCGGCGTGGCAAGACCCGTGCGGACCGCAGCGTGCCCGGCCGCTACAACGTGATCTACGGCTACCTGGACGAGCGGGTCGCGCTGGCCGCCGGGCGGCTCGCCGTTCGTCTGGTCAACCACCTCGTACGCGCCGAGCCGGGTTTCGACTTCGCGCTCGAGTTCGACGCGTTCCTCGCGTCGTCCGCGCGGATGGCCTTCGGTCCGTCGACGGCCGCGATCATCGAGGAAGCGACCAGCCGCGACATCCCCTGGACCCGGCTCAACCAGGCCTCGCTGGTGCAGCTCGGCCAGGGCGTGCACGCCCAGCGCATCCGCGCCACGATGACCTCGCGCACCTCGGCCCTGGCCGTCGACATCGCCGGCGACAAGAGCCTCACCACCACCCTCCTCGGCTCGGCGGGTCTGCCGGTGCCCAAGGCCGAGAGCGTCCGCTCCGCCGAGGCCGCGGCGGAGGCGGCCACCTCGATCGGCTTCCCGGTGGTCGTCAAACCGCTCGACGGCAACCACGGCCGCGGGGTGTGCCTCGACCTGCGCAGCGAGGCGGACGTGCTCGCAGCGTTCCCGATCGCACAGGGCCAGTCCAAACGCGGCGTCGTCCAGGTCGAGTCGCACATCACCGGCAAGGACTACCGCTGCCTCATCATCGGCGGCCGGATGGCGGCCATCGCCGAGCGGGTGCCGGCGCACGTGATCGGCGACGGCGAGCACACCGTCGGCGAGCTGGTGGAGATCACCAACGCCGACCCGCGCCGCGGCGTCGGCCACGAGAAGGTGCTGACCCGGATCGCCGTCGACGACGCCGCACGCGAACTGGTGAAGTCTCAGGGCTACGAATGGGATTCGATCCCACCCGCCGAGCAGATGGTCAAACTGGCGCTTACCGGCAACATGTCCACCGGCGGCATCTCGGTGGACCGCACCTTCGACGCGCACCCGGACAACATCGAGATCGCCGAGGAGGCCGCGCAGCTGATCGGCCTCGACGTCGCGGGTATCGACTTCATCTGTCCCGACATCACGGCACCGGTCCGTGAGACCGGCGGGGCCATCTGCGAGGTCAACGCCGCGCCCGGTTTCCGGATGCACACCCACCCGACCGTCGGCGAGCCTCAGTTCATCGGCAAACCGGTCGTCGACCTGCTCTTCCCGCCGGGCGCGCCGTCGCGGGTACCGATCGTGGCGGTCACCGGCACCAACGGCAAGACGACGACCTCGCGGATGCTGGCGCACATCATGAAGGGCCTCGGCCACAAGGTCGGCATGACCTCGACCGACGGCATCGTGATCGACGAGCGGCTCGTCATCCGGGCCGACGCGTCCGGTCCCCGGTCCGCGCGGATGGTGCTGTCGAACCCCCGGGTCGACTTCGCTGTCTTCGAGGTCGCCCGCGGCGGCATCCTGCGCGAGGGTCTCGGCTACGACCGCAACGACATCGCCGTGGTCACCAACATCGCGGCCGACCACCTCGGGATGCGCGGCATCGACACCCTCGAACAGCTCGCGACGGTGAAATCGGTTGTCGTGGAGGCTGTTCCGCGCGACGGCTTCGCCGTGCTCAACGCCGACGATCCGCACGTACGCGCGATGCGACGCAAGTGTTCGGGCACCATCGTGTGGTTCTCGATGGAGCCGCCCGGCAGTGAGATCCGCGAGTTCGTCGAGGAGCGCTGCCGTCGTGGCGCCCGCGCCGTCGTCCTGGAGCCGAGCGACCGCGGCGAGATGATCGTGCTGCGTCAGGGTCGCCGCCGGATGCCGCTGGCGTGGACGCACCTGCTGCCGTCGACGTTCGGCGGCACCGCCCGGATGAACGTCGCGAACGCGCTGGCCGCCGCCGGTGCCGCGTTCGCCGCCGGAGCCCCGTTGCACGACATCCGGCAGGGTCTACGCACCTACACCACGTCGTACTACCTGTCCCCCGGCCGCCTGAACCGCCTGGAGGTCAACAGCGCCGAGGTGTTCGTCGACTACTGCCACAACCCGCCCGGCATGGAGCGGCTCGGCGAGTTCGTCGAGGGGTACGTCGAGCAGCGGCAGAAGTCGCTGGACCACCGCATCTCGCGGATCGGCATGATCGGCGCGGCCGGCGACCGACGCGACGAGGACATCGAAGCGCTGGGGCACATCGCGGCCGAGCACTTCGACGTCATGGTCGTCCGGGAGGACGCCAACCTGCGTCGTCGGGCGCCGGGTGAGGCCGCGGCACTGGTCGTACGCGGCGCGCAGCGCGCCATGGACGCCGGTGCACGCTGCCGGCAGATCGCCACGGTCGTCGATGAGATCGCGGCCGTGCGGCACTCGGTGCACCTGGCCAACCCCGGCGACCTGGTGATGCTCTGCGTCGACCAGCACGCGGCCGTGCTGGCCGAGCTGGAGGACTTCACCCACGAGGCCGCCGCCGGATCGCGCACCGACGGGGATCAGCCCGGCGACCCCGATCTCGATCCGCAGCAGCTCGTGGACGAGGCACAGACGTCGTACGCACAGGAGGCGGCCGCCCGCCGGGAGGCGATCGAGCCGCCGCTGCCCACCCTCTGACGCCCGTCGAGGGGTAGCGAACTGCTCGAGGGGTGGGATATCCCCACCCTCGACGATGTGCCTACCCCTCGACGGGAAGGTCGGGGCGGTCGTCGGCGATGGCGGCGGTGAAGCGCGCGAGCGAGCCGGGGTAGCGCTGCACGTCGGGGTCGGCCGACGCGGCGATAAGGTGTTCCAGCGCCGTCCGCAGGGCCTCGGGATCGCGGCCCAGATCGTGCAAGGTGAACGCGCGGAACGCCACGACGGCAGGGTTGTCCGGCCAGTCCGCCGCCAGCTGGTCGAAGATCGCGAGTGACTCCTCGAGCCGCCCCAGGTGCCGCAGCGTCGACCCCTTCTGGATCAGAGCCCGACGGTGGAAGGGCTCGCGCAACGGACGGGCGAGTGCCTCGTCGTAGCGCGCGACCGCCTCCTCCTCGCGACCGGCGGAGTCGTAGGTGCCGGCCAACTCGTAGAGCACCCGGCCGTCGTCCGGGAAGTCGCGCGCGAGGGCGTGTGCAGCCGCGATGCGGCGTACGTCGTCGTCCATGGCCCACAGCGCCGCGATGCGATCATCGGCCTCGTGCCGACCATTGGCGGCACCGACCTTGCGAGCGATCGCCGCCGGGTCATCGACGCGTCCGCCGTGTTCGAGCAGCCAGGTGTGCACGAGCGCCTGGTGCGAGTGCACCATCTCCGCCAGTACGTCGCCGTCCCGCGCGTCGCCGAGCAACGCGACGAGCCCCTCCAACTCCGTTTCCGAGGACGCCACCGGCGTCACTCCTACACGCGAAAGCCCTTCTCGCAGCTTGGTTTCGAGCCCGGCCATGGTGCGACCGCGCAGATAGTGCTCCTTGTGCTCGATGTAGACGCGATCGGCGCCCAACCCGGCGAGCTCTCCGAGGTTGACGAGGATCTCGTCCGTGCGGTCGCCGCCCGTTCCCAGTCCGAGCAGGACCTGCGATCCCGGCGGCTTCAGGCCACGCGCTACGCGCAGGAGTGCTTCGAGGCCAGCTTCGTTGTGTGCCATATCGACGATGAACGTCACTTCGCCACCATCGATGGGAAGGGAGTAGACATTCATCCGGCCGGCGTTGTGCTCGGCGTCGGGCAGGAAGGTGCGCAGCCCCTCGACGACCGCGTCGTGCGGTAGACCCGCCGCGAGACCGGCCGCCGCCGCGGCCAGCGCGTTCGCGACGTTGTGCTCGGACAGACCGGCGAGCGTGACCGGGACGTCGGTGACGGGCAGCAGCCGGACCGGCGAATGACCCGGCGCGAGCACCGTGAGCTGCCCGTCCAGCACCGTGATGCCACGACCGCCCGCGTCGATGGCCTCGCGCAGGGCGGGAGCATCCGGGGACAGGGTGAAACACCACGGCCGGCCGCCGGCCGCGCCGCGCATCGCCCACACCCGCGGGTCGTCCCCGTTGAGCACGACCCACCCGTCCGGGCGTGTCACGCGGGTGATGATGGCTTTGACCTCGGCGAGCTGATCGAGCGTGTCGATCCCGTTCACGCCGAGGTGGTCGGCGCTGACGTTCGTCACCACGCTCACGTGGTTGTACGCCGTTCCGAGGCCCTTCAGGAGCATGCCGCCGCGTGCGGTCTCCAGCACGGCGAACTCCATGCCCTTGTCGGCCAGTACGGTGCGCGCCCCCGCCGGGCCGGAGAAGTCGCCGTACTCCACCAGCTCGCCCTGGATCAGGACGCCGTCCGTGGAGCTCCATCCGGTGCGTCGGCCGGCGGTCATCGCCAGGTGCGCGATCAACCGGGTGGTCGTGGTCTTGCCGTTGGTGCCGGTCACGCAGACCGTGGGGATCCGGGGTCGCAACGGCCGGAGCACGTCCCCGACCGGCGTCGCCCGCACCCGCCCGGCAGCGGACGCCACGGCGTCATGTGTGTCCTCTCCGGCGAGCAGGGTGGCGAGCAGCGGACCCAGCTCCTCGCCCAGGGCGACAGCCCGGCCGCGGTTGCGCACCGCGACCGCGACGAGCAGCTCCTCCGGTGCGGCGCCCGCGCGGGCACGCACGCCGAGGCGGGCGGATCCGGCGCCTGCGGCCACCGATCGCACGGCCCGCTCGACCACCCGGAGCACGAAACGCTGCCGCGCCTCGGTGCCGGGCCGACCAGGCTCCGAACGTCGTACGCCGAGCCCCCGCGCGACGTCGACGAGCACGTCGCGCTCTGCTGCGAGATAACCGGGCACCGACAGCGTCAGCAGCACCGCGGGGCGGGTGAAGTAGAGATTCGGACCCTCGAGGACCCGCACATGGGTCACGGTCGCGCCTGCGTGGGTGGACACCCGCGAAGCCTAGTGCGGTGCATGCAAAGTTCCTGGACAGTCGCTCCGCGCCTGACCATCAACTCTGACTACGTCCGCACCTGGTCTAGTTCTGACTCCCTGCGCTTGGTCGCTACTGCCCCATGGCGTGCACGCCACCGTCGACGTGCACGATCTCCCCCGTCGTCGCGGGGAACCAGTCGGACATCAGGGCCACGCACGCGCGAGCAGCAGGCTCGGCGTCGCGCACGTCCCAGCCCAGCGGTGCCCGCTCGCCCCAGGTGTTCTCGAAGGTCTCGAAGCCGGGGATCGATTTGGCGGCGGTCGTGCGCACCGGACCGGCGGCGACCAGATTGCACCGCACGCCGCGCGGTCCGAGGTCGCGCGCGAGGTATCGGTTGGTCGACTCGAACGCCGCCTTCGCCACGCCCATCCAGTCGTAGACCGGCCACGCGAACTGCGCGTCGAAGGTCAGCCCCACCAGCGAGGACTTCTCGTGCATGAGCGGAAGTGCGGCTACCGCAAGGGCTTTCAGCGAGTACGCGGACGCCTGCAGCGCCGTGCTCGCGTCCTCCCAGGTGCCTTCGAGGAAGTTGAACGCACCGGGCGGCGCGAAACCGATGGAGTGCAACACCCCGTCGAGCCCGTCGACGTGCTCGCGCAGCCGGTCGGCCAGCGAGTCCAGGTCGTCGGTGCTGGTGACGTCGAGCTCCACGACCTCGGGCGTCGTCGGCAGCCGCCGGGAGATGGTGCGGGTGATCTTCATGGTGCGCCCGAACGACGTCAGCACGACCTCCGCGCCCTCCTGCTGCGCCAGCCGCGCTACGTGGAAGGCGATGGAGGAGTCCATCAGCACCCCGGTGACCAGAAGCTTCTTACCCTCGAGCAGTCCCATGTCGTCCTCTCTAGCGCGATGCGTGAAATGTCTGGGGCCGGGCGATCCGCGCACGACCTGCGGGATCGCTCACGTCCGCGCCCGCTCGCCATTGCGATCCACTGCCTTAGTGACCCATCCCGAGGCCGCCGTCCACCGGGACGACCGCTCCGCTGATGTACGCCGCGTCGTCGCTCGCGAGGAAGCGCACGACCCGGGCGACCTCCTCCGGCTCGGCGAACCGGCCGGCGGGGATGGCGGCCAGATACTCCGCCTGCTGCTTGTCCGGCAGCGCACGGGTCATGTCGGTGTCGATGAAGCCCGGGGCGACGACGTTCGCGGTGATGCCGCGCTTGCCGAGCTCGCGGGTGATGGAGCGCGCCAGACCCACGAGACCAGCCTTGGACGCCGCGTAGTTGGCCTGGCCTGGCGCGCCGTAGAGCCCGACCACACTGGAGATGAAGATGATCCGGCCGCGCTTGAGCTTCAGCATTCCCTTGCTGGCACGTCGCGCACAGCGGAACGCACCGGTCAGGTTGGTGTCGAGCACGGAGGAGAAGTCGTCGTCGCTCATCCGCATGAGCAGGGTGTCGTGCGTGATGCCGGCGTTGGCCACCACGACCTCGATGGGCCCGCCCAGGAGTTCCTCGGCCTGCGTGAACGCCGCATCCACCTGCTCGGCCGAGGTCACGTCGCACGGCACGGCCTGTACGCCGTCCGGTCCGTCGCCGGTTCGCGAGGTGATGACCACGTGGTCACCGGCCTGCGCGAACGCGGTGGCGATCGCGGCTCCGATACCGCGGTTGCCACCGGTGACCAGGACCCTGCGGGGCTCGCTCATGTGTCTCCTCATCGACGTCGGCCCCGACGCTATCGGACTACCGCGCGGTAGCCGGACGACGCTGCCGCTGGGGCGAAGGGTGCTGACGCCTACACTCGTGATATGCCCCGAGGCAAGGAAATCCCATCCGTTGCATCGGCGACCAATCTGCCCCCGTCCGCCAAAGGCGACCAGACCTCGCGGATGCGCAAATACCTATTCTCCATGGGCATTCGCACCACCTGCTTCATATTGGCCGTGATCCTGACCGGTCCCGCGCGCTGGGTGTGCGTCGGGCTGGCGGTGGTGCTCCCCTACATCGCGGTCGTCATCGCGAACGCCACGAACCGCCGTCGTGTCGACGCGCTCGGGTCGGTGGCCCCCGGGAAGCAGATCCCCCGGCTGGAAGAGAAGCACCAGACACCGCTGTGAGCGTGCTCTTCCCTGCCGGACCGCCCGACGGCGCTCCGCGGGAGGTGTGCAGCGCCAGGGGCTGTCGAACGCCGGCGGCGTACGCCCTGCTGTGGAACAACCCGAAACTGCACACGCCCGAACGCCGCAAGACCTGGCTGGCGTGCGAGGAGCACCGCGAGCAGCTGAGCTCCTTCCTCGGCATCCGCGGCTTCCTCAAGGACGTCGTGCCGGTCGAGGACCTGCGGCAACAGACCTAGCCGGGCCGTTCGCGACTGTCCCGCATCCTCGTGCGGACGGTGTCGTGATGCTGCGGACACCCGGTGGGACCTGGCGAGCGGGTCAGCCGCCGATGGCGGACATCGGGCGCTGCGGCTGCACGAAGCCCGGCAGGTCGATCCCATGACCGGC
Coding sequences within:
- a CDS encoding tetratricopeptide repeat protein, which translates into the protein MSTHAGATVTHVRVLEGPNLYFTRPAVLLTLSVPGYLAAERDVLVDVARGLGVRRSEPGRPGTEARQRFVLRVVERAVRSVAAGAGSARLGVRARAGAAPEELLVAVAVRNRGRAVALGEELGPLLATLLAGEDTHDAVASAAGRVRATPVGDVLRPLRPRIPTVCVTGTNGKTTTTRLIAHLAMTAGRRTGWSSTDGVLIQGELVEYGDFSGPAGARTVLADKGMEFAVLETARGGMLLKGLGTAYNHVSVVTNVSADHLGVNGIDTLDQLAEVKAIITRVTRPDGWVVLNGDDPRVWAMRGAAGGRPWCFTLSPDAPALREAIDAGGRGITVLDGQLTVLAPGHSPVRLLPVTDVPVTLAGLSEHNVANALAAAAAGLAAGLPHDAVVEGLRTFLPDAEHNAGRMNVYSLPIDGGEVTFIVDMAHNEAGLEALLRVARGLKPPGSQVLLGLGTGGDRTDEILVNLGELAGLGADRVYIEHKEHYLRGRTMAGLETKLREGLSRVGVTPVASSETELEGLVALLGDARDGDVLAEMVHSHQALVHTWLLEHGGRVDDPAAIARKVGAANGRHEADDRIAALWAMDDDVRRIAAAHALARDFPDDGRVLYELAGTYDSAGREEEAVARYDEALARPLREPFHRRALIQKGSTLRHLGRLEESLAIFDQLAADWPDNPAVVAFRAFTLHDLGRDPEALRTALEHLIAASADPDVQRYPGSLARFTAAIADDRPDLPVEG
- the fabI gene encoding enoyl-ACP reductase FabI, translating into MGLLEGKKLLVTGVLMDSSIAFHVARLAQQEGAEVVLTSFGRTMKITRTISRRLPTTPEVVELDVTSTDDLDSLADRLREHVDGLDGVLHSIGFAPPGAFNFLEGTWEDASTALQASAYSLKALAVAALPLMHEKSSLVGLTFDAQFAWPVYDWMGVAKAAFESTNRYLARDLGPRGVRCNLVAAGPVRTTAAKSIPGFETFENTWGERAPLGWDVRDAEPAARACVALMSDWFPATTGEIVHVDGGVHAMGQ
- a CDS encoding beta-ketoacyl-ACP reductase, translated to MSEPRRVLVTGGNRGIGAAIATAFAQAGDHVVITSRTGDGPDGVQAVPCDVTSAEQVDAAFTQAEELLGGPIEVVVANAGITHDTLLMRMSDDDFSSVLDTNLTGAFRCARRASKGMLKLKRGRIIFISSVVGLYGAPGQANYAASKAGLVGLARSITRELGKRGITANVVAPGFIDTDMTRALPDKQQAEYLAAIPAGRFAEPEEVARVVRFLASDDAAYISGAVVPVDGGLGMGH
- a CDS encoding DUF3099 domain-containing protein; this encodes MPRGKEIPSVASATNLPPSAKGDQTSRMRKYLFSMGIRTTCFILAVILTGPARWVCVGLAVVLPYIAVVIANATNRRRVDALGSVAPGKQIPRLEEKHQTPL